The Stigmatopora argus isolate UIUO_Sarg chromosome 1, RoL_Sarg_1.0, whole genome shotgun sequence genome segment GGAGATGGCAGCTCATCCATGGACTATTCAAGTCTGAACTCCACACATGAGCGTGAAATGTCTGAGGCAAGTGAGTCCATGCTAGAGTCTTCGCTTAACAATAATTCATTTGGATCCTCTCAACGACATTCCCAAGGTAACTTTGTTTAATTCTAAGGTTAAACTGAACTTGAGCTTTCAGAACTCAATAAACATAATACAATGTGTTTGTTCAGTGACTGGAGCAGACTGGACTCCTGTTGGCCCTCATGCACCATCCCCCAATGTCACTGGAATGGAGTTCATTTCTACCCCAACTTCTAAGATGAGCGGGGAGAATTTTATTGCCTTCAGTACCCCTGTATGCAAACTTGCTGACCACTCACTGAAGCCAGTTGCAGATCAGGTTTTTTCAGCCACTGGAGGCTCTCTAAGAAGCCCAGGAAAACCTTACAAACCCCAGTCTCCAAAAGCATTATGGATTAGAAAATCAGGTTTTTATGTTATTATAGACTGTCTTTTGTGATCAAAATTTATTTACGTCAACAATATGTATTTACAAATAACATGCATTTGTATTCTACTTCAAGCTCCCGAGGAAGCAAAGAGAAAACCCCGTAGTCGAACCCCAAAGATGGACAACATCAATTCTGCAGACGGGCAAATCCTAGAGGGGGGACCCAAGGGAAGGAAAAGAAAGGTGTCTCTCAGACCAGAGCAGGTCAAAGAAACATTGGACAAATGTGACCAGATTCAGCCTCCGTCTGAAGAGATTGATACCATCACAGCCACAATTGAAGCAGTTCTCGCCAACACATCAGCCCTCAGTTTACCCTTTGACAAATCCAAGAAGATTAAAAGAGCAAAGAAACATGAGCAAGATGGGAAAGACGATTCCACACCAAAAGATGACACTGCGGAACCTGCCAGTGACGCTGAGGACAAGGTTGATGTAATTTCCACGCTAGGTAAAGGTgaggaaaatttatttttttagtttatcacaatgaaaatagttctcttttgagcctttttttaataaacaggtACTCCCGTCAAGAGGAGGGTTGCAACAGAACAGCAAGTCCAGTTCCCTCTGCTGCATGGGtaacttccttttttttgcagtttcgatgaataaaatcagattcagattagattgtttctagggttaacattttattattttttaattgtgctGAAATCCTAACAGTACCTTCTCACAGATACACAAATGTCATCCAAATTGTTCTGTCACCTTTGGAGCTAGGTAAATGTAGCACCTCATACACAAAAAGACCGATTATGTTGACCAGGTTTTCTCTCAagatggttttattttttgctgatGATTGTCCCGTAATGTCCCTACCTCATTCGTAAGTGTGTCCATCTGAAGATTGAAGGTGCTAATTAGTGTGTAGTAATTACCGGATAGCAGATTGGGTGAAAAAAGGTGGTATTTCCCTAATTAACTCTTTAATCACTCTCAATCTATTGTTTGTGCTATTAAAGTGTATTTCGATTTGATTTAGCCTTAGGAGTCGATTCTGGCTGATCCATTAAGATAGTGTAATTGCGTGCAGTTGCTTGCTCAATTTCTAATGCTTGATCTGTAAAATAATTAACATAATCAACATAACATTTTTACATCTTTCCACAATGGAGTATGGTCATTCAAAGAATACCAAACTTGTAATACTATTGAGAGAAATGACTGAAATTCAAGGAAGCAATAGTGATGTCCCCAGACGGACTTTTTGACTTCTGGTCCAATCTGAATTTTCTCATGCTATCATTTGGCGATACGGATCTGATCCCCATATTCTTAGACGactaaaaaatactgtatttattcgagtataatgcaCAAAATTGTATACAAAAAACCCTGAAACAAGAATCCTGGCGAAACAcgaacaaaggctactatcagtaacacaatgagCCGCcaggactcaaatcctgcactgccagacgtgtccctgCTGAaaccagtacacatccaggcccgtctggagagagcatttggatgatccagaagaggatttggagaatgtgttatggtcagatgaaatcaaaatagaatgactgatctgtgtaaaggaaagaatgaatgcgGCCATGTATCGagtgattttgagtgaaaatctccttccatcagcaaggataTTGAAGAtaagacgtggctgggtctttcagtatgacaatgatcccaaacacacagccagggcaacaaaagagtggcttcgtaagaagcatttcaagatcctcgagtggcctagccagtttccagatctcaaccccatagaaaatctgtggagggagttgaaagtccgtgttgcccaatgacTGCCCCAAAatatcactgctctagaggagcgctgcatggaggaatggacCAAAATACCAggaacagtgtgtgaaaagtttgttaagagttacagaaaacgtttggcctccctTATTACCAACAAAgagtacataaagtattgagatgaacttttggtattgaccaagtatttattttccactatgatttacaaataaattctttaaaaatcaaacaatgttattttctgatatttttcccacattctgtctctcatggatgaggtttatccatgttgacaagtacaggcctctctaatcttttcaagtaagaATGCTTGCACAATCGGTGGTTgaataaatacttatttgccccactgtataagTTGTATCGGAATGGGCCCTAATTGGTAAACAATAGGTACGCCTACAGTGAAGTCATTTTGCGCACCTAATGAGGTTACAAGTGAGTCTGTCAGAGAGACTTCACCTGGAAATTGCACCGGGAACAACTGCCATTACCTCTGTATCACGACTACGAAAACGTTTCAAGTCAATCTCCACTGGTTGCAAATGCCTGTGGCAATCAGACAAAGGAAGTTACAAAGGCTCTCACAAGAATGTGCGATAATGTTAGTATGCTTGAGAATACTTTGTGAATGCTGACAAACAGGAAGCGGTATAAACTACCCTTAAAAGCTGAccgaaaaaaaatgggttaagaATTAGTGCTACCCTTTAACAATGACTGTCTCTCTTGACAGATGGAAAAGAGAGATTCGTGTAAAGAAGTTGAATGATCGTATGAGGGGGGAAACGTGGTATTACACGCCTTGTGGACGAAGAATGAAGCAATTCCCAGAGGTTATAaaggtaattttatttttactccaaaacaaacaaaaatatgtataattatGAGTGGCAGACATTGTTATTGATGATGTACCTCAGTACTTGAAGAAACACCAGGGTGGGGTCGTCACCAGAGAGCACTTCAGCTTTAGCCCGCGGATGCCTGTTGGAGACTTTTATGAAGAACGGGAAAGTCCCGAGGTTGAGATTTTATTCGTTATCTTTATAGTTCTGGTcactgtaaatgttttaaatacattaaacaATGACGTTCTTGTTTCTTTATGATGTGTGGCAGGGTGCGAAGTGGTTTCTTTTGGCTAATGAGGAGATTCCCTCTATGATCATGGCCATTACTGGCAGGCGAGGTCGACCACCCAaccctgaaaaagaaaaacttaacAGGGGTCGTTGCCCAAAAACAGGGCAGGCCCGTCGCCCGGGTAGACCCCCCAAACCCAAGATGATTGACTTCCTTAGTAAGGTTGATGCCAAGCTGTTGAAGAGACTGGAGGAGAAGGGTGGGTGTGATGATTAATTCGAAAGACTTTGATCAGTAGGGTTTATAGTTGTGGTGGTAGTACAATCTTTGTCCAGGTacattgaaatatttattttgtttgactAATCCACAATTGCAAATGCAGAATCACTTACAgaggaagaaaaagagaaaatggcaaAGATCAAGAAGAGGATGAAGAGAAAGGTCTGTAAAATATCCATAAAATCACACTTTTGCAGTTAGGTGTGGCCAAATAATTTTCCCACAAAGGTGGTGTTTAGTCTTGGCACAGGCgtcaaaatactaaataaaaaacTTGTTTGTGCAGATTACCTTAGTGACAGGATCAATTTTCCTTTCACCTTGGTATCACCTATGATCTTGCAATCAAGTGACTATTGAGTCGCTTTGTCTAACAGCTTAACCAACATTGCTAAAAACTGACAGACTGAGCTATGCTAGTTTGTTATAAAAGTAATTAACAAACATAAACCGACCCAAATAAATCTCATCTTCGATGTCAATATATCAAGTTAGGCGGAGTACTGTATTTGTGTGGTACAAAATACAGTCCCACATTTCACAGTTTGACCCTGGGCCACAAGGATGACATCCTTGTTTTAGATTATTCTGATGTGACtctgtttcatttttattttgtttgaacTGCCTAGGCCAGAATAAGGAGGAGAGAGGATgcgaaaatgaagaaaatcagagatgacaaaaagaaagcCAAGGTATTTTCCTTAAAATATTTGCATACAACCCCTAGCAAAAGTTGGAATCGCCAGTTTTGGGAGATCACTCAcgcatgcattttattttgcagAATAAATTCAGATCACAaacataaaacaataataaattccTCAATTTTCcggaccgcttatcctcagaaggattgcgggaggtgctggagcctatcccagcttactacgggcactgaattggtggccagccaagcacaggcaaccattcactctcaaccagcctactgtgcatgtttttggggtgtgggagcaaactggagtacccagagaaaacccgcacaagcccagggagaacatgcaaattccacattgtgaggacccacctgggattgaagccTCCACCACAGAACTCTGCGGTCACGCAGTTTTCACAGGTTTTAAGACTTGGGCTATTTGCAGGCGATGACATCAACTGAATGCATTTTTCTCCAGGGAATGCTTTCAGACTTTTTCTCCTTATGTAATGTCAtcttccccaaaaatattttcaattgaaggGATAAGAGAGCtgtccaaaatgtcaaagcaaaCTTGTGTATTTGAATATTTGTCGTCATTTAGCTTCAACCCCTACAAAGGATCTAAAGATGGAAAtaagccctcggctacaatcttccatatttacatatgtgctgtcccttattaaataaatcaaactcactttgTCCATTGTCAATTCGGGACTCCTCCCTAAAGGTCCCCTTCATCCAGTCATCCAAAGTCCATGATTGCCTCTTTAGCCCCTTGCAGTCTTGTTCTTTTCTGCTTAAGCGTCAATGGTTTCTTTTTAGTTTTCTGTATGAAAAACATTTCCATCGGGCGATTTTGCACATTTCTTTGACACACATTCACCCCAACTTCCTCCCAGTTCTTcctttgttttgttgtgtttcaAGACATGTCCTTTAGTTGCCTCCCTTGACGCTTAGACGTCTTCTTTGATCTTTCAATATGGCTGACTAACAACCTTTTCCACTCTATTTATTTGGTCCGGATCTTGGATACCACTGACTGAATAGCTCATATCTTTGTAAACCATATGTGTAGAGTTACCTTTATAGCCATGATTCTTGTCAATTCCTTTTGTCCACCAGCCCTCCAAGGTCTACCTGCACCCTTATTTAACTGCTTCTTAACGAGCCGATCTAATCTGAGGCATGTGCTTAATTAAGGAAAGGAAATTGAAGGTGCTGTCCTTATTTTCTATTTGAAAGTGATTCCATATTTTTTCCCCCGTGCTTGGTTTATCAAAGTAATATTTACTAACCAccttaatgttttttaaatttgtttcttCTAGTGTTTTTGAATGCCACAAAGTTGCACTTCATTATTTTGTAATGTTTGTGATATGAGTTTGTTCTACAGAATAAAATGTCTTGGGTGAGTATTCGCCCAAGACTGGTGATCCCGTACTTTATACTAAGGGTATTACAGTCACCACAGTTTTGTATGCCCTGATGTGGGTTTCTATTTTAGATTTTGGAAATTCAGGCTGAATCCCAAGATTCTGGGATCCCACAGACAACTGAGCTTTCATCCCAGTCAGTTGATGAGCCCAGGAAGCCCGGTCGCCGACGATCTGTCAAGGTTGAGACTCCTCCTCCTGTCCAGCAGACTGATGAAGAGAGAATAGCTCAAGGCAAGAGGGTGCTGAGTGCTCGCGGTAAAGCCAAGGCTCTGGCTAAAGTTCAAGCAGAGGCAGAAGCAGCTGCACAGGCTGCCctggcagaaaagaaaagtgcagAAAGGAGAGTGCAGACCCAGAGACGTCTGGAGGAACGGAGGAGGCAACAACTAATTTTGGAAGAGCTGAGGAAACCTACTGAAGATATGTGTCTCACTGACCACAAAGTGAGTTTTTGGCATGTTTAAACACACAACTTTGATTGTAGATATTAACATTATACTGGTCTTTCTATCTTACAGCCCCTGCCGGAACTCTCCCGTGTCCCCGGTGTGATTCTTTCAGGCACCGCCTTTGCCCACTGCCTGTCTGTGGTGGAGTTCCTTCATGCTTATGGAAAGCTGATTGGCCTCAATGTACCAAAAGACATCCCCAGCCTTGCAACCTTGCAAGAGGGTCTACTCGACATGGGCGATAGCCAAGGGGAGGTCCAAGATCTGCTCACAAAGCTAATGCAGGCCGCGCTTCGTGATCCTGGGCTGCCATCATATTATCAAGTGTGTAATATTTATAATTTGCCTAAGCATTTTTACTCCGTTTTACTGtatacaggggtgtcaaatacatttttgttgctGGCCAAGTTTGAATTATGGTTTGGAGGGCCGATATGTCTGCCAACTAGGATGCCATAATTAATTATAATTGACTAATGTCAATAGATCATTTATAGACTTAAAAATGTATCCATGTCCTGTTTTTAATAGccaatattctttcatttttagaattgttaattacatattttaatacaataggaaactgttatttttgggtttattaaaaatgacaattcataaatattcaaattcttatattgaaaaataaaaaggcaagCTGATgcctttcattttatttttttcacacatttttagatttttgaaaaacattttaggaTTAAAAGTGGaggaaaatgaaatattcaCTTTTATAGatcttttaaattttaatattattaaaaaactttttttcatttaaaagaaaacacagtaaatatatttgacttatttacattaaaaaataagtggaaacattattttatcatgatgaATTTAGAATTAAAACACCTTGCTTAATTATTTTctgaaaaaaggcaaaaaaaatctatatttagaTTCTTCTTGACACCTGAAGTCAACACATGATTTTCGTTTGGGGTTCACACACCTGTGCACCAATCTGTCCCAATTCTGGGTTCTATTAACTCATTTGCTACATTATATATTACTGCATTAGTTGGCATTGGATGTTAATGGTTCAATGTCATTGACTGTGATAGAGGTCTGATCTATTTGGACCGGTAATGCTTGGCAGCCATCGCATGCTCATCTGTTACCTGTCAACCCTctcagtctaaatggattggataattATTGCTGTGAGTGGCAGCCATTGGGTTAATTTATTAACATTAAAAGGAACGACAACATGATTAGTGAAATAACTTGtgtaaatgcaaatattttcccTAAATAGACAAAATGGTACTTTGCAAGCATTGTTAAATGTCTTTTACTAGGGCAGagtaattttaaatttaaagattAAGGGGCAGAATTACATCAATCCTAGTGATCCACCACGGCACTTTAACCTCCTAGAACCTGGTGTccacgtgtggacatcacatttttggttgtcacaaggctacaatgttaaattttggactacaagggcctggcgttcacttatgatgtggacatcatttttctcaaacTACATCATGTGAAAAGataattcaatgtttttacactcattaggtcccaattagcctaaatagaaaataaaaatgcatgccttgcaagagtctagGTCTTAAGAGGTTTATATTATGCATGACTAATGtgtgttgtctttccctttaaagCAATAGGAGGCTTGTTGAGCAGTTGCCATAGATTTTATGTTGTAGTGGTATTATGCCAATGTTTCTTTGTGACCAATGATAAGACAGTTCCTTTTTATTGCAcatctaatttaatttaaaactccTTTTAACTCTCCTCCATCAGTCGGTAAAAATCCTTGGGGAAAAGCTGGTTGATCTTCAACTGACGCGCAGCACAGTTTCCGAGGTGCTACGCATTTTTCTAGAATCTCATGGCTACGAGACAGAAGTGTGCAACACATTGAGGACCAAATCCTTCCACACCTTGCCTCCTGAAACCAAGGCAGCCGTGCTCTGTTTTGTGGTGGAGGAGCTCAACGGTAGCAACATAGTGACAAGGTTTGAAGCACTCTTATGATTTTACAATTACCAAGTTATTTCTCACTAAAATTCTCATGTCTACATAGTGACATTGACAATACACTGGAGAACATGTCGACTTACAGGAAGAACAAGTGGATAATTGAGGGGAAACTTCGCAAGTAAGACACACTATAAACCAGATTGAAGATTATCTTGTAATGTCAATGACGAGTGTATTTGCATTTATGCAGGCTCAAAGCTACACTTGTCCGTCGCACCGGCCGCTCTGAAGAAGAACTGTGTTTAGAAGAAAGACGACGCAGTGCCCGAGTGGCTGAAGAAGCCAACCTTGTTCTGGAGGAGGAGAGCATCCTGGAGAGAGGCAACCGCCGTGGTCGTAAAGAGGAACCTAAAACAAGTGATGTGTGTGctgaaattaaaaatgttattgcaCAAATGAGCATTTTTACTCTTTCGGGTATCTTTTCATCACAGAGTGAAAGCCCCAACAACGCCAGTGTGCATGAGCTGGAAAGGCAAATAGATAAACTCACTAAGGTAAAGAAATTTCATTAACAAAACATTTGATCTGTAACGTGTGAAATAACCATAACTCATGGGTGATTCACAGCGCCAAGCTTTCTTCCGTAAAAAGCTGCTTCAGTCGTCTCATTCCATGCGGGTGGTCATCTTGGGACAAGATCGTTACAGGCGGAGGTACTTGGCGCTACCTCATCTCGGAGGAGTTTTGGTTGAGGGTCCTGAAGAGCTTCTGAGTGAGTCTGGGTGACGCCACgaatgtcaaaatgaattttgaacacATCACCGACTGGCTTTATTTTCTGTATGCTCGCGTCACAGCCTCCGGGGATATTGTTATAGCAGAGGTGCCAGTCACTTTCCTCCAAAAGGAGCCCAAAAAAGAAGAGGTCCCTATGACTACTACTCCACCTCATACTACACCTTCCTCACCTACCCCTCAAACCCAGATATGTTCCCCAGAAGAAGACGCCCTCCCTGGCACCGCATCACTTATGAGCACACAAAAAGGACGAGGTCGTCCTCGAAAAATCAAACCGGAAGTGGAGCTCCACCTCCGCACGGCAAAAATACGGCGCCAGCGAAGGAGTAGCGCCAGGTCAATGGGGGGTGAAGATGGGCCGGGGTCTCCGGTCACCACATGCACTCAAGATCTCTCGCAGTCTGCTTTCCTGAATTGGCTGAGCCAATCGAGGCATGCACTAATGGGTGATGCTGACTCCACGGAACCTCTAGAGGGCAGTGAATCAATAGCAAGTGTGAAGGATGAGGCAAAACACGACGGGGgcttaaaacaagaaaatgacgAGAACACAAGTGCCCCCCCTCAGATGCCAAGTACAATGCCGACAGAGTCTCTTCCACTCAGAGAGGTTTGATGCTGTTTTAACCATTATTAGAGGGACATTCAGTATGAATGTATTTCTCCTGAAAGACAGTTGCAAATGTTGTCAAAGTATtttatgtaataataataataataatcggacataggccctgtcgtcatcatcaacaacaaaaagcctacttgtcattacacccagaaactgcgtatgatgaaattggtgaATGTAGGCAAATTGTTTAAGGAAAAATGTTGAACTACAAAAACAACACTGCTTACAAGCACAGCCTTTTTGTGATGTTAGTAAAATTATGCATCAACAGACTGATGGAGTCACAGAAGCAAAAGTAGATGTGATACTGATTATCAGTTATGTCGCAAGGGAGAGCGGGGAATCTGGGATGCTCATATTTGCGTTTGTTATTTTCGCCGCTATTCGATATTAGACAATGAGTTTCTTTGCCCTGGAATCCACACAATACCGGatttatttcagtgtttttttctagaaaaccAGCCAAACATGATGGTAGAGGAAACCTGTGGCGCATCAAGTTTTTGTTATCAGAAAAGTgccaaaaaatagtatttttttaaatgaaaaaacaaacaaaaacccaTTTCTGTTTACATATCAACCTTGCACTTTTCAATGGTATCACCAGATACTTCAGATTATGCCTGCAAGGCTTATTAAGCACCAGGGGAAACCAATGTCTGTCCCTTTTAACATCTTACAATTTCTCATGTTTGGAtaagaatattttttgtatttacaatTTGTCTCAATTCCCTAGTTGGACACGCTGATGACATCTGTAGCTGAAGCTCCTCCTGTCCCGGATACACCAGTGCCACCAGAGGAAATTCCCGCTGCCCCACAAACTTTACCAGATTGCACACCTCCACTGCCTGCTCTACTTCCTCCCGCACCAATTCCCCCTGAAGCACCAATTCCCCCTGCAGCACCAATTCCCCCTGCAGCACCAATTCCCCCTGCAGCACCAACTCCCCCTGCAGCACCAACTCCCCCTGCAGCACCAACTCCCCCTGCAGCACCAACTCCCCCTGCAGCACCAACTCCCCCTGCAGCACCAACTCCCCCTGCAGCACCAACTCCCCCTGCAGCACCAACTCCGACCTCCCGCACCAGGCCAGGTCGAAGACGGAGAAGGGGCAGTAGAGGGAGTAGCCCAGCCCGCAGGGGACAACGAGGTGCCACAGCTAAACGCAGAGGTCGTCCTCCCGCTTCTGGTTTCCAAGAGCTTGAGCAACAGTACTTTATACAATTGGTAGTTAAACCCATACCAGCATGTAAGTAAGAATACATTTGTTGCCACTGCTGACACTGCAATGTATAACTTTGGCAGTGACA includes the following:
- the baz2a gene encoding bromodomain adjacent to zinc finger domain protein 2A isoform X2, which encodes MMEANNHFNYGTHSSPNSGLKRSSGDSHYTNGSSMSFPHQGKNMNGEMNVNGVTTVLGSGTPTSQPPSSPYPLISNHLQSSLGYLWGGHPQFSPGMATSPGLHQKQSTPGIVQPQSHHFQAQGPYQLNGDMDNSQQSLLAAPSNIPATGSQFWNRSNPAPQGAAYASRSMFGAYESQAHRGISPPQNNQQVSPPSSQHHLHSSLRPPIHLPQHYGMLSNGMPVSQEQHVSLTSSQHSKQSTSQAHESKEANNVCNRTEETAVAPKPPNSSSTSVRHTSDHESSEKLVVQPPESVRVSAASTPPRPLAAPLSSAKPSQDKMSGAPAVDSPMASPASTIGPHHDIKSTPPQSSSAPSPSYSSPPLSPFATEMTLPASKHLVVGSLSSSLPTTHPKYCPPPGLTESGSGSLWVSSSSSDAQHQSLSRSITAVLTPAIVSTSSYSGSTPISSLQQMVQGSKLPLISAPTSNLSKCDASGSIRAPPGSSPGMSQSTHGMPSTVNKPTAMLQHDSLYTAVSIGSGHSNASVSPMQEQLNLRSLSPHDSPSASPLITLPLRTTQGSRSASISNPHALASVPPATSSKRIQSSDPEQNPSTSSPVSVLNQLVLLPEHQGQGNKEKYLLYGKVSMTAAGPPHLESTKIKMQKASDPQNSSDLPGQYLQSHRESTTKHSSLIVEAGSDHSSLTSQYGDSSICSTPARIHIRSLLDKSPANSTPCINDSSTFGNCFRLGNGSSQFSSISRTEQPSSHYETTGDGSSSMDYSSLNSTHEREMSEASESMLESSLNNNSFGSSQRHSQVTGADWTPVGPHAPSPNVTGMEFISTPTSKMSGENFIAFSTPVCKLADHSLKPVADQVFSATGGSLRSPGKPYKPQSPKALWIRKSAPEEAKRKPRSRTPKMDNINSADGQILEGGPKGRKRKVSLRPEQVKETLDKCDQIQPPSEEIDTITATIEAVLANTSALSLPFDKSKKIKRAKKHEQDGKDDSTPKDDTAEPASDAEDKVDVISTLGKGTPVKRRVATEQQVQFPLLHGWKREIRVKKLNDRMRGETWYYTPCGRRMKQFPEVIKYLKKHQGGVVTREHFSFSPRMPVGDFYEERESPEGAKWFLLANEEIPSMIMAITGRRGRPPNPEKEKLNRGRCPKTGQARRPGRPPKPKMIDFLSKVDAKLLKRLEEKESLTEEEKEKMAKIKKRMKRKARIRRREDAKMKKIRDDKKKAKILEIQAESQDSGIPQTTELSSQSVDEPRKPGRRRSVKVETPPPVQQTDEERIAQGKRVLSARGKAKALAKVQAEAEAAAQAALAEKKSAERRVQTQRRLEERRRQQLILEELRKPTEDMCLTDHKPLPELSRVPGVILSGTAFAHCLSVVEFLHAYGKLIGLNVPKDIPSLATLQEGLLDMGDSQGEVQDLLTKLMQAALRDPGLPSYYQSVKILGEKLVDLQLTRSTVSEVLRIFLESHGYETEVCNTLRTKSFHTLPPETKAAVLCFVVEELNGSNIVTSDIDNTLENMSTYRKNKWIIEGKLRKLKATLVRRTGRSEEELCLEERRRSARVAEEANLVLEEESILERGNRRGRKEEPKTSDSESPNNASVHELERQIDKLTKRQAFFRKKLLQSSHSMRVVILGQDRYRRRYLALPHLGGVLVEGPEELLTSGDIVIAEVPVTFLQKEPKKEEVPMTTTPPHTTPSSPTPQTQICSPEEDALPGTASLMSTQKGRGRPRKIKPEVELHLRTAKIRRQRRSSARSMGGEDGPGSPVTTCTQDLSQSAFLNWLSQSRHALMGDADSTEPLEGSESIASVKDEAKHDGGLKQENDENTSAPPQMPSTMPTESLPLRELDTLMTSVAEAPPVPDTPVPPEEIPAAPQTLPDCTPPLPALLPPAPIPPEAPIPPAAPIPPAAPIPPAAPTPPAAPTPPAAPTPPAAPTPPAAPTPPAAPTPPAAPTPPAAPTPTSRTRPGRRRRRGSRGSSPARRGQRGATAKRRGRPPASGFQELEQQYFIQLVVKPIPASMVRGWWWIKDPEELFGTLQALHPRGIREKVLHKHLAKHMESLTEMCSKSINDPIFDLKEEKKERLLEALQQPWQVQDKAMETDKSVLRWVEDLEQRVFAADLHLKAAPQSLNDAESKTEAPAVEFQAYTVPERDSTRADLQYYEHDTDPRDDWIVRTKKEWSGLPRIATHPLDLAVLRLANLERNIERRYLKEPLWNPADVMRLAPLTPTPGEEQPMDVISLESEITSRLRTWRQALDRCRSAPQLCLCLLQLEKAIAWERSVTKVTCQICRKGDNDDSLLLCDGCDRGCHMYCLRPRITQVPEGDWFCPNCVAKKESESPQSKKRTRVKKKRYEENSSDDDTMTRRSSGMSTRHKEMTTAAVAAAPSSSSSRQSGDGGAAKRRRMTTRNQPDLTFCEIILMEMEAHADAWPFLEPVNPRLVTGYRRIVKNPMDFLTMRERLLQGGYCSCEEFSSDAQLVFNNCELFNEDTSEVGMAGHSMRRFFESRWAEFYSNKEK